The following proteins are encoded in a genomic region of Streptomyces sp. NBC_01723:
- a CDS encoding nuclear transport factor 2 family protein, translated as MTMSSITESATVLTGMYAAEAEYLAAGGPGEASFDLLAPFFAPDVELHQADALPYGGTWRGHNGMTQFFLMMGEVWESFEMVEQEFLATGETAVVLTQVRARARATGRELNFPILQAITVKDGRITEVRPFYLDTRAIADACAAPTPTD; from the coding sequence ATGACGATGTCATCCATTACGGAGTCAGCAACAGTTCTCACCGGCATGTATGCGGCTGAGGCGGAGTACCTGGCGGCGGGAGGCCCTGGCGAGGCTTCGTTCGACCTCCTCGCCCCCTTCTTCGCGCCGGATGTCGAGTTGCATCAAGCAGATGCCCTGCCATACGGAGGCACTTGGCGTGGGCACAACGGCATGACGCAGTTTTTCCTCATGATGGGAGAGGTGTGGGAGTCGTTCGAGATGGTGGAACAGGAGTTCCTGGCCACCGGTGAGACTGCGGTCGTGCTCACACAGGTCCGTGCTCGCGCTCGCGCGACCGGCCGTGAACTCAACTTCCCCATTCTGCAAGCGATCACGGTCAAGGACGGGCGGATCACCGAGGTCCGTCCGTTCTACTTGGACAC
- a CDS encoding LexA family protein, translating into MVRRKVEYLTDTQERILGAIRAAITEQGEAPTVAEIASTVDLRPSSVHYQLRELEAKGAIAREPHQPRGIRLA; encoded by the coding sequence ATGGTCAGACGCAAGGTCGAGTACCTCACCGACACCCAGGAGCGGATCCTCGGCGCCATCCGCGCGGCCATCACCGAGCAGGGCGAGGCCCCCACCGTCGCCGAGATCGCCTCCACGGTGGATCTGCGGCCGTCATCAGTGCACTATCAGCTGCGCGAGCTGGAAGCGAAGGGCGCCATCGCCCGCGAGCCGCACCAGCCGCGTGGAATCCGACTCGCATGA
- a CDS encoding DUF6233 domain-containing protein, with amino-acid sequence MTDLPPDLPRLRTLETWLAYTLDEVRAAITEGVRPCDVCRPDSALGFLDS; translated from the coding sequence GTGACCGACCTCCCGCCCGACCTGCCGCGACTCCGCACCCTGGAGACCTGGCTCGCCTACACCCTCGACGAGGTGCGGGCCGCCATCACCGAAGGCGTCAGACCCTGCGACGTGTGCCGGCCCGACAGCGCCCTTGGATTTCTGGACAGCTAG